In Bacillota bacterium, one DNA window encodes the following:
- a CDS encoding transcriptional regulator gives MWREADEPRAQAPADCCDAYEPSWPGDPEALRERVREVAGLSELFRVLGDETRTRILYLLSLREMCVCDIADVLEMSLPAVSHHLRLLKLMRIVKYRREGKNVYYSLDDDHVLGLIRLAKEHYDEAK, from the coding sequence ATGTGGCGGGAAGCGGACGAGCCGCGGGCCCAGGCGCCGGCGGACTGCTGCGACGCCTACGAACCGTCCTGGCCAGGCGATCCGGAGGCGCTGCGGGAGCGGGTCCGGGAAGTCGCTGGTTTGTCCGAGCTGTTCCGGGTGCTCGGCGACGAAACGCGCACCCGCATTCTGTACTTGCTCTCCCTGCGTGAGATGTGCGTCTGCGACATCGCCGACGTGCTGGAGATGAGCCTGCCGGCGGTTTCGCACCACTTGCGCCTGCTGAAGCTGATGCGCATCGTGAAGTACCGCCGCGAAGGCAAGAACGTCTACTACTCGCTGGATGACGATCACGTGCTGGGCCTCATCCGGCTGGCCAAGGAGCACTACGACGAAGCCAAGTGA
- a CDS encoding N-acetyltransferase, whose amino-acid sequence MASSTSRGWWDPGDVPQLKAAIDASLDHLRPWMPWAHQEPEPLPTKVERLRRCRGEFDLDIRYPYGVFALGEAGVVGAATLDPRSGPGSLEIGYWVRADQVRKGFGTEVAAALTRVAFEVNEVERVMIRCHPRNEPSAAIARKPGFVFEGILRKCVPAADGSYEDTMVWTLLRSEYDASPARTYEVRAYGAAGERLL is encoded by the coding sequence ATAGCCTCGTCAACAAGCCGCGGCTGGTGGGATCCGGGCGACGTACCGCAGCTGAAAGCCGCCATCGATGCGAGCCTGGACCACCTGCGGCCGTGGATGCCGTGGGCTCACCAGGAGCCCGAACCGCTGCCCACCAAAGTGGAGCGGTTGCGGCGGTGCCGCGGCGAGTTCGATCTGGATATCCGGTATCCTTATGGAGTTTTCGCCTTGGGCGAAGCTGGGGTTGTCGGCGCAGCGACGCTGGATCCCCGCAGCGGCCCGGGGTCGCTGGAAATCGGCTACTGGGTGCGGGCCGACCAGGTGAGAAAAGGCTTCGGCACGGAGGTCGCGGCGGCGCTGACTCGAGTCGCTTTCGAGGTGAACGAGGTGGAGCGGGTGATGATTCGCTGCCACCCGCGCAACGAGCCGAGCGCCGCGATTGCCCGTAAGCCGGGTTTCGTCTTTGAGGGTATCCTGCGGAAGTGCGTGCCGGCGGCGGACGGTTCGTACGAGGACACCATGGTGTGGACGCTGCTGCGCTCCGAATACGACGCCAGTCCGGCCCGCACGTACGAGGTGCGAGCATACGGCGCGGCGGGGGAAAGGCTGCTCTAG
- the sfsA gene encoding DNA/RNA nuclease SfsA, producing the protein MSSTTAFVPFPAGLTPVFVVKRRNRFAVEAVFDGDRPLEVVRRDQAAHGGGEADEILSAKIRGVRERSPGDKAEPQGGRRLVLHLPNSGRMRELLTAGTPALAELDFREDRKTHGTLLVVYYNHRWVSVDARMPNRLFERCVKEQCLPQFAGYDRRQAEAAWGRGRIDFLLTSSDEKRPPLLVETKSCNLVEDGLALFPDAPTERGARHLHELIRGVRDGYRAAVVWFVQRDDATRLAPYREADPAFADAVAAARHAGVELYAYRCRVTPAGIYVLDQIPVVDA; encoded by the coding sequence ATGAGCAGCACAACGGCTTTCGTTCCGTTTCCCGCCGGCTTGACGCCGGTGTTCGTCGTCAAGCGACGCAACCGCTTCGCCGTTGAAGCCGTTTTCGACGGCGACCGCCCGCTGGAGGTAGTGCGGCGCGACCAGGCAGCTCACGGTGGGGGCGAGGCCGACGAGATCCTTTCGGCGAAGATTCGCGGCGTGCGGGAGAGAAGCCCGGGCGACAAGGCAGAGCCACAGGGCGGACGGCGCCTCGTGCTGCACCTGCCCAATTCCGGCCGCATGCGGGAGCTGCTGACGGCCGGCACGCCGGCGCTGGCCGAGCTGGACTTTCGGGAAGACCGCAAGACGCACGGCACCTTGCTGGTCGTGTATTACAACCACCGCTGGGTTTCCGTCGACGCGCGCATGCCCAACCGCTTGTTTGAGCGGTGCGTGAAGGAACAGTGCTTGCCGCAGTTCGCGGGCTACGACCGCCGGCAGGCGGAAGCGGCATGGGGCCGAGGGCGCATCGATTTCTTGCTGACGTCCAGCGACGAGAAGCGGCCGCCGCTGCTGGTGGAGACCAAGTCGTGCAATTTGGTGGAAGACGGGCTGGCGCTGTTTCCCGATGCGCCCACGGAGCGGGGTGCACGGCACCTGCACGAGCTCATCCGGGGCGTGCGCGACGGGTACCGGGCCGCCGTTGTCTGGTTCGTGCAGCGAGACGACGCCACGCGCCTGGCGCCGTACCGGGAGGCGGACCCGGCCTTCGCCGACGCCGTCGCGGCCGCCCGCCACGCGGGCGTGGAACTGTACGCGTACCGCTGCCGGGTCACGCCCGCCGGCATCTACGTCCTCGATCAAATTCCCGTCGTCGACGCTTGA
- the sdhA gene encoding succinate dehydrogenase flavoprotein subunit (part of four member succinate dehydrogenase enzyme complex that forms a trimeric complex (trimer of tetramers); SdhA/B are the catalytic subcomplex and can exhibit succinate dehydrogenase activity in the absence of SdhC/D which are the membrane components and form cytochrome b556; SdhC binds ubiquinone; oxidizes succinate to fumarate while reducing ubiquinone to ubiquinol): MTANTVTRSVLDAKIPPGPLQDKWSNHKASVKLVSPANKRRYTIIVVGTGLAGASAAATLGELGYNVLSFCIQDSPRRAHSVAAQGGINAAKNYQNDGDSVWRLFYDTIKGGDYRAREANVYRLAELSANIIDQAVAQGVPFAREYGGLLANRSFGGAQVSRTFYARGQTGQQLLLGAYSALMRQVDRGTVKIHPYREMLDVVIVDGRARGIVARNLLTGEIEAYAADAVVLATGGYSTVFYLSTNAVNSNATAIWRAHKRGAFFANPCFTQIHPTCLPETGEGQSKLTLMSESLRNDGRVWVPKKKGDPRPPDQIPEEERDYFLERRYPAYGNLVPRDIASRAVKAICDEGYGVGPTGRAVYLDFSDAIRRLGVDVIRERYGNLFDMYREITGEDPYKVPMRIYPAPHYTMGGLWVDYNLMTTVPGLYAIGEANFSDHGANRLGASALMQGLADGYFILPVTIGDFLADHRPDGLTTDHPAFRASVKQVQDQVKRLLSINGKRTARDIHRELGRVMWDYVGMSRNAQGLQKAISEIRALREEFWRNVKVPGRADEFNKNLEYAGRVADFLELAELMAIDALEREESCGCHFREEYQTPDGEPLRRDDLFAHVAVWEYKGEGQPEQLHKEPLIFEFVQPTQRSYK; encoded by the coding sequence TTGACTGCCAACACCGTGACACGGTCGGTCTTGGACGCCAAGATACCGCCGGGCCCCCTGCAAGACAAGTGGTCCAACCACAAGGCGTCCGTGAAACTGGTGAGCCCGGCCAACAAGCGGCGCTACACGATTATCGTCGTCGGCACCGGCCTGGCGGGCGCCTCCGCGGCCGCCACCTTGGGCGAGCTGGGCTATAACGTGCTCAGCTTCTGCATCCAGGACTCGCCTCGCCGCGCGCACAGCGTGGCCGCCCAGGGCGGCATCAACGCGGCCAAGAACTACCAGAACGACGGCGACAGCGTCTGGCGGCTCTTTTACGACACCATCAAGGGCGGCGACTACCGGGCCCGCGAGGCCAATGTGTACCGGCTGGCTGAGCTGAGCGCCAATATCATTGACCAGGCGGTCGCGCAAGGCGTGCCCTTCGCCCGGGAGTACGGCGGCTTGCTGGCCAACCGTTCTTTCGGCGGTGCGCAGGTGTCCCGCACCTTCTACGCCCGCGGCCAGACGGGCCAGCAGCTGCTCTTGGGCGCGTACAGCGCCCTCATGCGCCAGGTGGACCGGGGCACCGTCAAGATCCACCCGTACCGCGAAATGCTGGACGTGGTCATCGTCGACGGGCGCGCCCGGGGCATCGTGGCGCGCAACCTGCTGACGGGCGAAATCGAGGCGTACGCGGCCGACGCGGTGGTGCTGGCCACCGGCGGCTACTCCACCGTCTTCTACCTTTCCACCAACGCCGTCAACTCCAATGCTACAGCCATCTGGCGCGCCCACAAGCGCGGCGCGTTTTTCGCCAACCCGTGCTTCACGCAAATCCACCCCACGTGCCTGCCCGAGACGGGCGAGGGCCAGTCGAAGCTGACGCTGATGAGCGAAAGCCTGCGCAACGACGGGCGCGTGTGGGTGCCGAAGAAGAAAGGCGACCCGCGGCCGCCGGATCAAATCCCGGAGGAAGAGCGCGACTATTTCCTGGAGCGCCGCTATCCGGCGTACGGCAACCTGGTGCCGCGCGACATCGCCTCCCGGGCGGTCAAAGCCATTTGCGACGAAGGCTACGGGGTCGGCCCGACGGGGCGGGCCGTGTACCTGGACTTCTCCGACGCCATCCGCCGGCTTGGCGTCGACGTCATCCGGGAGCGCTACGGCAACCTCTTCGACATGTATCGCGAAATTACGGGCGAAGACCCCTACAAGGTGCCCATGCGCATTTACCCCGCTCCTCACTACACCATGGGGGGCCTGTGGGTCGACTACAACCTGATGACCACCGTTCCCGGGCTATACGCTATCGGCGAAGCCAACTTCTCCGACCACGGCGCCAACCGGCTCGGCGCCAGCGCGCTCATGCAAGGGCTGGCCGACGGCTACTTCATTTTGCCGGTGACCATCGGCGACTTCCTGGCCGACCACCGGCCCGACGGGCTGACGACGGACCATCCGGCCTTCCGCGCCAGCGTGAAACAGGTGCAGGACCAAGTCAAGCGCCTGCTCAGCATCAACGGCAAGCGGACGGCCCGGGACATTCACCGGGAGCTGGGCCGCGTGATGTGGGACTACGTCGGCATGTCCCGCAACGCGCAGGGGCTGCAGAAAGCCATTTCCGAAATCCGCGCGCTGCGCGAGGAGTTCTGGCGCAACGTGAAGGTGCCCGGTCGGGCGGATGAGTTCAACAAGAACCTGGAATACGCGGGCCGGGTGGCCGACTTCTTGGAGCTCGCCGAGCTGATGGCCATCGACGCGCTGGAGCGGGAGGAGTCGTGCGGCTGCCACTTCCGCGAGGAGTACCAGACGCCCGACGGCGAACCGCTGCGGCGCGACGATTTG
- a CDS encoding amino acid ABC transporter substrate-binding protein, whose protein sequence is MKKRLGVLLVQVTALLLVVSAVGSAQSTLQRVRERGRLVCGVNNALLGFGYVDSAGNWSGFDIDFCRAVAAAVLGDANAVEFVPLSAAARQPALQTGEVDVLIRNTTVTLTRETDWTANFVQPIFYDGQGFMTRKEYGIETLHDLAGATICVTKGTTTELNLADTFRALGIPFTPIVQEDANTVYSTYEQGRCDAVTSDKSQLAGMRALFANPDEHVILEPTISKEPLAPAVRHGDDQWYDIVSWVVDAVFFAEEVGVTSQNIDAFTSEDPEVQRFLGITGDFGEKLGLDNQWVYRIIKQVGNYGEIYERNISPLGIPRGLNAQWRDGGLIYARPFR, encoded by the coding sequence GTGAAGAAACGGCTAGGCGTCTTGTTGGTGCAGGTTACGGCGCTGCTTTTGGTCGTCTCGGCCGTCGGCAGCGCCCAGTCGACGTTGCAGCGCGTTCGCGAGCGGGGCCGCCTGGTGTGCGGCGTAAACAATGCACTGCTGGGCTTCGGTTACGTAGACTCGGCGGGCAACTGGTCGGGGTTCGACATCGACTTCTGCCGCGCCGTGGCCGCCGCCGTCCTGGGCGACGCCAACGCGGTGGAGTTCGTGCCGCTGTCGGCGGCCGCGCGCCAGCCCGCCTTGCAGACTGGTGAAGTCGACGTGCTGATCCGCAACACGACGGTGACGCTGACGCGAGAGACCGACTGGACCGCCAATTTCGTGCAGCCGATTTTCTACGACGGCCAGGGCTTCATGACCCGGAAAGAGTACGGCATCGAGACGCTGCATGACCTGGCCGGCGCCACCATTTGCGTGACCAAGGGCACGACCACCGAACTGAACTTGGCCGATACGTTCCGGGCTCTCGGCATCCCGTTCACGCCGATCGTGCAAGAGGACGCCAACACGGTGTACTCCACCTACGAGCAAGGCCGCTGTGACGCGGTGACCAGCGACAAGTCGCAGCTGGCCGGCATGCGGGCGCTGTTCGCAAACCCCGATGAACACGTCATCCTCGAGCCCACCATTTCCAAAGAGCCCCTGGCGCCGGCCGTCCGCCACGGCGACGATCAGTGGTACGACATCGTCTCCTGGGTCGTGGACGCCGTCTTCTTCGCCGAGGAAGTGGGCGTGACCAGCCAGAACATCGACGCCTTCACGTCGGAGGATCCGGAGGTTCAGCGCTTCCTGGGCATCACGGGCGATTTCGGCGAGAAGCTGGGCCTGGACAACCAGTGGGTGTACCGCATCATCAAGCAGGTCGGCAACTACGGCGAGATTTACGAGCGCAACATCAGCCCGTTGGGCATCCCGCGGGGGCTTAACGCTCAGTGGCGCGACGGCGGGTTGATCTACGCCCGGCCGTTCCGTTGA
- a CDS encoding polar amino acid ABC transporter permease has product MSEPRAQATARRRPAAPPPGPQFFTRLAVQLVFLLLVIWIFSYFYGNVIETMNRLGLAFDFRWLKQQAGFGISEGIGFEPSDSYGRAFVVGVVNTLRVVFFGILLATAIGFAAGLARLSSNWLVRAIAAVYVEVFRNTPLLLQLLFWYGAVILKLPPVREAVNLFDRIFLSQRGAYIPRFTLPEERGLWTAYFLFTVVASAAVYWLRRRRLQRLDRPGFPFLWGLGAWAALLAVGWAVLGSPLEMELPVLQRFNFTGGWQLTPEFSAMLLGLSVYTGAFIAEVVRGGIQAVDKGQREAAAALGLRPFHVQYLVVLPQALRTIVPPLTSQYLNLAKNSSLAVAIGYPELFNVGTTTMNQTGQTLPVFLVIVVSYLSLSLLTSLFMNWWNRRLAYMH; this is encoded by the coding sequence ATGAGCGAACCTCGCGCGCAGGCGACGGCGAGGCGGCGGCCGGCGGCGCCGCCGCCGGGACCGCAGTTTTTCACGCGCCTTGCGGTGCAGCTCGTGTTCTTGCTCCTCGTCATCTGGATTTTTTCGTACTTCTACGGCAACGTCATCGAAACCATGAACCGCCTGGGCCTGGCGTTTGACTTCCGCTGGCTGAAGCAACAGGCGGGTTTCGGCATTTCCGAAGGCATCGGCTTCGAACCGTCGGACTCGTACGGGCGCGCCTTCGTCGTGGGCGTCGTCAACACCCTCCGGGTGGTCTTCTTCGGAATCCTCCTCGCCACCGCCATCGGCTTCGCCGCAGGCTTGGCGCGCCTGTCATCCAACTGGCTCGTGCGCGCGATCGCCGCCGTGTACGTCGAAGTGTTTCGCAACACCCCGCTCCTTTTGCAGCTGCTCTTCTGGTACGGCGCCGTTATCCTGAAGCTGCCGCCGGTGCGGGAGGCGGTCAATCTGTTCGATCGCATCTTCCTCAGCCAGCGCGGTGCTTATATTCCGCGCTTCACGCTGCCGGAAGAGCGGGGCCTCTGGACGGCCTATTTCCTGTTCACCGTCGTCGCCTCCGCGGCGGTGTATTGGCTCCGCCGGCGCCGGCTGCAGCGCCTGGACCGGCCGGGATTTCCGTTCCTGTGGGGCCTGGGCGCATGGGCGGCCCTGCTGGCCGTAGGCTGGGCCGTGCTCGGTTCCCCCTTAGAGATGGAGTTGCCCGTGCTGCAGCGCTTCAACTTCACCGGCGGCTGGCAGCTGACGCCGGAGTTTTCCGCCATGCTGCTGGGGTTGTCGGTGTACACGGGGGCGTTCATCGCCGAGGTGGTGCGAGGCGGCATTCAGGCCGTGGACAAAGGCCAGCGGGAGGCGGCGGCCGCGCTGGGGCTGCGTCCCTTCCACGTGCAGTATCTGGTGGTGCTGCCGCAGGCGCTGCGCACCATCGTGCCGCCGCTGACGAGCCAGTACCTAAATCTGGCGAAAAACTCCAGCCTGGCCGTGGCTATCGGGTACCCGGAGCTGTTCAACGTGGGCACCACCACCATGAACCAAACCGGGCAGACGCTGCCCGTCTTCCTCGTCATCGTCGTTTCCTATTTGTCGCTCAGTTTGCTGACGTCGCTGTTCATGAACTGGTGGAACCGGCGGCTCGCCTACATGCACTGA
- a CDS encoding amino acid ABC transporter permease → MAAWIVKNLFSSWFNGLLTVASVWFISSAAGRVWRWAAETAHWNVIAANLQLFFVGTYPRDQLWRYWVMLAYLLVLSVLSAACALSASFRRKALRRLAAPALLFLPFCMFMLWGWPGIAALPPVQTSSWGGLTLTLILAGVGIAASLPIGILLALGRRSSLPVISLFCTLFIEVVRGTPLVAVIFMAHLLVPVFLPNVTIDRVVRAMIGFTLFTSAYMAENVRGGLQSVPKGQYEAALALGMRPAATMLIVILPQALRAVLPSIVGQFISLLKDTSLVAVIGLMDLMGIARSITANPAWAGLQAEVYLFAALLYWIFCFALSYGSRRLERMLGIERTA, encoded by the coding sequence ATTGCGGCATGGATCGTGAAGAATCTCTTTAGCTCGTGGTTCAACGGGCTGCTGACGGTGGCGTCCGTCTGGTTCATTTCCTCCGCCGCGGGGCGGGTGTGGCGCTGGGCTGCGGAGACCGCCCATTGGAACGTCATTGCCGCCAACCTGCAGCTGTTTTTCGTCGGCACGTATCCGCGGGACCAACTGTGGCGGTACTGGGTGATGTTGGCCTACCTGCTCGTCTTGTCGGTTTTGAGCGCGGCGTGCGCCCTGAGCGCGTCATTCCGCCGCAAAGCGCTGCGGCGGCTGGCGGCTCCGGCGCTGCTGTTTTTGCCCTTCTGCATGTTCATGTTGTGGGGGTGGCCCGGGATTGCGGCGCTGCCGCCCGTGCAGACGTCGTCGTGGGGCGGCTTGACGTTGACGCTCATCCTGGCGGGCGTCGGCATCGCCGCCTCGCTTCCGATTGGTATTTTGCTGGCGCTGGGCCGAAGAAGCAGCTTGCCCGTCATCTCTCTTTTTTGTACGTTGTTTATCGAGGTCGTGCGCGGCACGCCGCTGGTCGCGGTCATCTTCATGGCCCATTTGCTAGTGCCGGTTTTCCTTCCGAATGTTACAATTGACCGTGTCGTGCGGGCCATGATTGGCTTTACGCTCTTCACGTCGGCGTATATGGCCGAAAACGTGCGGGGCGGCTTGCAGAGCGTGCCGAAAGGACAATACGAGGCGGCCTTGGCGCTGGGCATGAGGCCGGCGGCGACGATGCTCATCGTCATTTTGCCCCAGGCGCTGCGGGCCGTGCTGCCCTCCATCGTGGGGCAGTTCATCAGCCTGCTCAAGGATACGAGCCTGGTGGCCGTCATCGGCTTGATGGACTTGATGGGCATCGCCCGCAGCATCACGGCGAATCCGGCTTGGGCCGGACTGCAAGCGGAAGTGTACTTGTTCGCGGCGCTGCTGTATTGGATTTTCTGCTTCGCGCTGTCGTACGGAAGCCGCCGATTGGAGAGGATGTTGGGCATTGAGCGGACAGCTTGA
- a CDS encoding succinate dehydrogenase codes for MGGRAKELGWGGVRMTSKWDSSVGKKFIMGASGLLLIAYLIIHLAGNLMIFIPDGGRSLNLYSHRLHQLGPLLWLARIALATLFISHIVTGIRVTLQNRRARTTRYARTASKGGPSKMTFASRWMATTGLILLVFVPLHVGMFSLGPYYETIIDGQPMRDIYRLVVERFKEPPVVVFYCAVMLFLLLHLAHGFWSALQSLGALNKRWLPVAYTTGVVLAALLATGFFVLPIYTYFFIPLP; via the coding sequence ATGGGCGGCCGCGCAAAGGAGCTGGGTTGGGGCGGTGTGCGCATGACGTCGAAGTGGGACTCCTCGGTCGGCAAGAAGTTTATCATGGGCGCCAGCGGCCTGCTGCTCATCGCCTACCTTATCATACACCTCGCCGGCAACCTGATGATTTTCATCCCCGACGGCGGGCGCTCGCTCAACCTGTATTCCCACAGGCTGCATCAGCTGGGACCGCTCCTGTGGCTGGCTCGCATCGCTCTGGCAACGCTGTTTATCAGCCACATCGTCACGGGCATCCGGGTAACGCTCCAGAACCGCCGGGCGCGCACGACCCGCTACGCGCGGACGGCTTCCAAAGGCGGGCCGTCGAAGATGACGTTCGCGTCGCGCTGGATGGCCACCACCGGCTTGATTCTGCTCGTGTTCGTTCCCCTGCACGTCGGCATGTTCAGCTTGGGTCCGTATTACGAAACGATCATCGACGGCCAGCCCATGCGCGACATCTATCGCCTCGTCGTCGAGCGTTTCAAAGAGCCGCCGGTCGTGGTTTTCTACTGCGCCGTGATGCTCTTCTTGCTCTTGCACCTGGCCCACGGCTTCTGGAGCGCGCTGCAGTCGCTGGGCGCGCTGAACAAGCGCTGGCTGCCCGTGGCGTATACGACGGGCGTCGTGCTGGCGGCGCTGCTGGCAACGGGATTTTTCGTGCTGCCGATTTACACGTACTTCTTCATCCCTCTGCCGTGA